A portion of the Streptomyces coeruleoprunus genome contains these proteins:
- a CDS encoding cupin domain-containing protein, with amino-acid sequence MTVVDSRAREGLVVPPGAGRIVRTAAQQVTYKITGAHSRVASTFEVVVPPGFDVGAHTHADGEELFYVIEGELEVMAFEPRLRTRDDWRSWESASGNRPVRATPGTLILVPPGCPHAFANPTGEPARMLFQAAPPPHHERYFDELLELMERPGGPDPAAVAELRTRYGIEQLTPLRHRPAGNGATGTSGDVR; translated from the coding sequence ATGACCGTGGTGGATTCGCGTGCACGGGAGGGGCTGGTGGTGCCGCCCGGGGCCGGGCGGATCGTGAGGACCGCCGCACAACAGGTGACGTACAAGATCACCGGAGCGCACTCGCGTGTGGCGTCGACCTTCGAGGTCGTCGTACCGCCCGGGTTCGACGTCGGCGCGCACACGCACGCCGACGGCGAGGAACTGTTCTACGTGATCGAGGGCGAGCTGGAGGTCATGGCCTTCGAGCCGCGCCTGCGGACCCGTGACGACTGGCGCTCCTGGGAGTCGGCCTCCGGGAACAGGCCGGTACGGGCGACTCCCGGGACGCTGATCCTCGTACCCCCCGGCTGTCCGCACGCCTTCGCCAACCCGACCGGAGAGCCGGCGCGCATGCTCTTCCAGGCGGCGCCGCCACCCCACCACGAGCGGTACTTCGACGAGCTGCTGGAACTGATGGAGCGCCCCGGAGGCCCGGACCCTGCGGCGGTGGCGGAGCTGAGGACGCGTTACGGGATCGAGCAGCTGACTCCCCTGCGCCACCGGCCGGCCGGGAACGGCGCCACGGGGACATCGGGGGATGTCCGATGA
- a CDS encoding cytochrome P450, giving the protein MDHLGALAFDPLLHRLLREEPIARITLRFGEGEAWLATSYEHVRDLSSDPRFSRALTVGRPVTSMTPHTVAPVGGIGRTDPPDHTRLRRLVAQAFSRKRAAELRADAEETARRLVATMVAQGPPADLAEAVTGPMPERLLAGLFGVPAADFGRLQTWREVILSSNHSQEKGDAVKAEIAAYFRGLADLRSRQPGDDLFSELTTLQSAGALSRPELVSLSVMVVLNTLDQIRNQAATMVYALLTHPEQLALLRAEPTLVPRAVEELLRFIPQRNGVGLPRIATEDVAVGDVLIRAGDAVYVSYLAANRDPRVFTEPDRLDVTRDEAPHLAYGNGPHYCLGASLARMEFEVILSTLLRELPHLRPAVPPERVRWRRGSINRGPETLPVAW; this is encoded by the coding sequence GTGGACCATCTCGGCGCCCTCGCATTCGACCCGCTGCTGCACCGGCTGCTGCGTGAGGAGCCGATCGCCCGCATCACCCTGCGCTTCGGTGAGGGCGAGGCCTGGCTGGCCACGTCGTACGAGCACGTCAGGGACCTCTCGTCGGATCCGCGGTTCAGCCGGGCGCTGACCGTCGGCCGGCCCGTGACCTCCATGACGCCGCACACCGTGGCCCCGGTCGGCGGCATCGGGCGGACCGATCCGCCCGACCACACGCGTCTGCGGCGGCTGGTCGCCCAGGCCTTCAGCCGCAAGCGTGCCGCAGAGCTGCGCGCCGACGCCGAGGAGACCGCCCGGCGGCTCGTCGCGACGATGGTCGCGCAGGGGCCGCCCGCCGATCTGGCGGAGGCGGTGACCGGGCCGATGCCGGAACGGCTGCTCGCCGGCCTGTTCGGCGTGCCCGCCGCCGACTTCGGGCGGCTCCAGACGTGGCGTGAGGTGATCCTCTCCAGCAACCACTCCCAGGAGAAGGGGGACGCGGTCAAGGCCGAGATCGCCGCCTACTTCCGCGGCCTGGCCGACCTCCGGTCCCGGCAGCCGGGCGATGACCTGTTCAGCGAACTGACCACCCTGCAGAGCGCCGGTGCCCTGAGCCGGCCGGAGCTCGTCTCGCTGTCGGTGATGGTGGTGCTCAACACCCTCGACCAGATCCGCAACCAGGCGGCGACCATGGTGTACGCGCTGCTCACCCACCCGGAGCAGCTGGCCCTGCTGCGGGCCGAGCCCACGCTCGTACCGCGGGCGGTCGAGGAGTTGCTGCGCTTCATCCCGCAGCGCAACGGAGTGGGCCTGCCCCGGATCGCCACCGAGGACGTGGCGGTGGGCGACGTCCTGATCCGCGCGGGGGACGCGGTGTACGTCTCCTACCTCGCGGCCAACCGCGATCCGCGCGTGTTCACCGAGCCCGACCGGCTCGACGTGACCCGCGACGAGGCCCCCCACCTCGCGTACGGCAACGGCCCGCACTACTGCCTCGGGGCATCGCTCGCCCGGATGGAGTTCGAGGTCATCCTCTCCACGCTGCTCCGGGAGCTGCCGCACCTCCGGCCGGCCGTCCCGCCGGAGCGGGTGCGCTGGCGCCGGGGCTCCATCAACCGGGGCCCGGAGACCCTGCCCGTGGCCTGGTGA
- a CDS encoding xanthine dehydrogenase family protein subunit M, with the protein MDFLRPASWEEALAAKAEHPTAVPIAGGTDVMVEINFDHRRPDHLLDLNRIAELREWHVGKDTVQLGASVPYTQIMEHLRAELPGLALASHTVASPQIRNRGGVGGNLGTASPAGDAHPALLAADCEVEVESRARGSRLIPIDAFYTGVKRNALQADELIKSVHIKKADGPQQYSKVGTRNAMVIAVCAFGIALHPETRTVRTGIGSAAPTPIRAKAAEEFLNAALEEGGFWDNGKIITPSIAKRFAELCSGAANPIDDVRGTASYRRHAVGIMARRQLGWVWESYRGGKGRGAEGVA; encoded by the coding sequence ATGGACTTCCTCCGCCCCGCCAGCTGGGAGGAGGCGCTCGCCGCCAAGGCCGAGCACCCCACGGCTGTGCCGATCGCGGGGGGCACCGATGTGATGGTCGAGATCAACTTCGACCACCGTCGCCCCGATCACCTCCTGGACCTCAACCGCATCGCCGAGCTCCGGGAGTGGCACGTGGGCAAGGACACCGTCCAGTTGGGCGCGTCCGTGCCGTACACCCAGATCATGGAGCACCTGCGGGCCGAGCTGCCCGGCCTGGCGCTCGCCTCGCACACGGTCGCCTCGCCGCAGATCCGCAACCGCGGCGGCGTCGGCGGCAACCTCGGCACCGCCTCGCCGGCCGGTGACGCGCACCCCGCGCTGCTCGCGGCCGACTGTGAGGTCGAGGTCGAGTCGCGGGCGCGCGGCAGCCGCCTCATCCCGATCGACGCGTTCTACACCGGCGTCAAGCGCAACGCCCTCCAGGCGGACGAGCTCATCAAGTCCGTGCACATCAAGAAGGCGGACGGCCCGCAGCAGTACTCCAAGGTGGGCACCCGCAACGCCATGGTCATCGCGGTCTGCGCCTTCGGCATCGCGCTGCACCCGGAGACCCGGACGGTCCGCACCGGCATCGGGTCGGCGGCCCCGACCCCGATCCGGGCCAAGGCCGCGGAGGAGTTCCTCAACGCCGCGCTCGAAGAGGGCGGTTTCTGGGACAACGGCAAGATCATCACCCCGTCGATCGCCAAGCGGTTCGCGGAGCTGTGCTCCGGTGCCGCCAACCCGATCGACGACGTCCGTGGCACCGCGAGCTACCGGCGGCACGCCGTCGGCATCATGGCCCGCCGCCAGCTCGGTTGGGTGTGGGAGTCGTACCGCGGCGGCAAGGGCCGTGGCGCGGAAGGAGTTGCGTGA
- a CDS encoding (2Fe-2S)-binding protein: MRVNFTVNGRPQQADDVWEGESLLYVLRERLGLPGSKNACEQGECGSCTVRLDGVPVCSCLVAAGQVEGREVVTVEGLADYAKQRSEGGCATGACGTSLDEAKGWSAKGTDSQTGEGTELSPIQQAFIDAGAVQCGFCTPGLLVAADEMLERNPSPTDEDIREALSGNLCRCTGYEKILDAVRLAAARQERQERQGEAV, translated from the coding sequence ATGCGTGTCAATTTCACGGTCAACGGACGTCCGCAGCAGGCCGACGACGTCTGGGAGGGCGAGTCCCTCCTCTACGTCCTGCGTGAGCGCCTGGGTCTGCCGGGCTCCAAGAACGCGTGCGAGCAGGGCGAGTGCGGCTCCTGTACGGTCCGCCTGGACGGTGTGCCCGTCTGTTCCTGTCTGGTCGCCGCCGGGCAGGTCGAGGGCCGCGAGGTCGTCACCGTCGAGGGCCTGGCCGACTACGCCAAGCAGCGCTCCGAGGGCGGCTGCGCCACAGGCGCCTGCGGCACCTCGCTGGACGAGGCCAAGGGCTGGTCCGCCAAGGGCACCGACTCCCAGACCGGCGAAGGCACCGAGCTGTCGCCGATCCAGCAGGCCTTCATCGACGCGGGCGCCGTCCAGTGCGGCTTCTGCACCCCGGGCCTGCTCGTCGCGGCCGACGAGATGCTGGAGCGCAACCCGTCCCCCACGGACGAGGACATCCGCGAGGCGCTGTCCGGCAACCTCTGCCGCTGCACCGGTTACGAGAAGATCCTGGACGCGGTCCGCCTGGCCGCGGCCCGCCAGGAACGGCAGGAACGTCAGGGAGAGGCGGTCTGA
- a CDS encoding rhamnogalacturonan lyase, whose product MTDAHRLRQPRTPRTAPRPRRGNSRPIGGITAAAALAVSLLAGLPQTAHAATARQVERLDRGLTSTHTGSGNLVSWRWLATDPNDVAFNVYRGTTRLNSSPLTASTSYFDAGAPDSADYTVRAVVNGTEQPSSEHALQFRSGYLNVPISPPAGGTTPDGVAYTYEANDASTGDLDGDGRLDLVLKWQPTNAKDNSQSGYTGNTVVDGIRLDGTRLWRIDLGRNIRSGAHYTQFQVYDYDGDGRAEVAMKTADGTRDGTGAVIGSSSADHRNSSGYVLSGPEFLTMFNGQTGKAMGTVDYVPARGTVSSWGDSYGNRVDRFLAGTAYLDGARPSLVMARGYYTRTVVAAWDWRDGRFTRRWTFDTNSSTNVGKGYDGQGNHSLSIADVDNDGKDEIVYGAMTVDDNGAGLWTTRLGHGDAGHVGDLDPSRPGLEYFKVSEDRSKPGSWMADARTGQVLWQTASGADNGRGVAADVHAGSPGAEAWSASDTTLRSATGASLGREPSSINFLSWWDGDTVRELLDGTRIDKYGTSGDTRLLTGSGVRSNNGSKSTPALSGDILGDWREEVVWPTTDNRALRIYSTPHQTNTRITTLLHDTQYRTALAWQNTAYNQPPHPSFFIGGNMPTPPRPTVYTP is encoded by the coding sequence ATGACCGACGCACACCGGCTCCGGCAGCCCCGCACGCCCCGCACCGCGCCGCGGCCCCGAAGAGGGAACAGCCGGCCGATCGGCGGCATCACGGCCGCCGCCGCGCTGGCCGTCTCCCTGCTCGCCGGACTGCCGCAGACCGCGCACGCCGCGACCGCACGGCAGGTGGAACGCCTCGACCGAGGACTGACCAGCACCCACACCGGCAGCGGGAACCTCGTGTCGTGGCGGTGGCTGGCCACCGATCCGAACGACGTGGCGTTCAACGTCTACCGGGGCACCACCAGGCTCAACTCCTCGCCGCTCACCGCCTCGACCAGCTACTTCGACGCCGGCGCCCCCGATTCGGCCGACTACACGGTGCGCGCGGTGGTGAACGGCACCGAGCAGCCCTCGTCCGAGCACGCGCTCCAGTTCCGCTCGGGTTACCTGAACGTGCCGATCTCGCCGCCGGCCGGCGGTACGACCCCGGACGGGGTGGCGTACACCTACGAGGCCAACGACGCCAGTACCGGCGACCTCGACGGCGACGGCAGGCTCGACCTGGTCCTGAAGTGGCAGCCGACCAACGCCAAGGACAACTCCCAGTCCGGCTACACCGGCAACACGGTCGTCGACGGCATACGCCTGGACGGCACCCGGCTGTGGCGGATCGACCTGGGCCGCAACATCCGCTCCGGCGCCCACTACACGCAGTTCCAGGTCTACGACTACGACGGCGACGGCAGGGCCGAGGTCGCCATGAAGACCGCCGACGGCACCCGGGACGGCACGGGGGCGGTGATCGGCAGCTCCTCGGCCGACCACCGCAACTCCAGCGGCTACGTCCTGTCCGGCCCCGAGTTCCTGACCATGTTCAACGGGCAGACGGGCAAGGCGATGGGCACAGTGGACTACGTCCCGGCCCGCGGCACCGTCTCCTCCTGGGGCGACTCCTACGGCAACCGCGTCGACCGCTTCCTGGCGGGCACGGCCTATCTGGACGGCGCCCGTCCCTCCCTCGTCATGGCGCGCGGGTACTACACCCGTACGGTCGTCGCCGCCTGGGACTGGCGCGACGGTCGGTTCACCCGCCGCTGGACCTTCGACACCAACTCCTCGACCAACGTGGGCAAGGGCTACGACGGCCAGGGCAACCACAGCCTGTCGATCGCCGACGTCGACAACGACGGCAAGGACGAGATCGTCTACGGCGCGATGACCGTGGACGACAACGGCGCCGGGCTGTGGACCACCAGGCTCGGCCACGGCGACGCGGGGCACGTCGGCGACCTCGACCCGTCCCGGCCCGGCCTGGAGTACTTCAAGGTATCCGAGGACCGCTCGAAGCCCGGCTCGTGGATGGCCGACGCGCGCACCGGACAGGTCCTGTGGCAGACGGCATCGGGCGCCGACAACGGCCGCGGTGTCGCCGCCGACGTCCACGCCGGCAGCCCGGGCGCCGAGGCGTGGTCGGCCTCCGACACCACCCTCCGCTCCGCGACCGGCGCCTCCCTCGGCCGGGAACCGTCCAGCATCAACTTCCTGTCGTGGTGGGACGGCGACACCGTCCGCGAGCTCCTGGACGGCACCCGCATCGACAAGTACGGCACGTCGGGCGACACCCGCCTGCTGACCGGCTCCGGTGTCCGCTCCAACAACGGCTCCAAGTCGACGCCCGCGCTCTCCGGCGACATCCTCGGCGACTGGCGCGAGGAAGTCGTCTGGCCCACCACCGACAACCGCGCCCTGCGCATCTACAGCACGCCGCACCAGACGAACACCCGCATCACCACGCTGCTCCACGACACGCAGTACCGCACCGCGCTGGCCTGGCAGAACACCGCCTACAACCAGCCCCCGCACCCCAGCTTCTTCATCGGCGGCAACATGCCCACCCCGCCGCGTCCCACCGTCTACACGCCGTGA
- a CDS encoding protease inhibitor I42 family protein, protein MIKRAIPSSKTARCLLVAACAALAFGVVLAFAGFFGPTEYETGERRITVAAGDEFTLKVPARPYMGEHWYLADPKPDADILDYRGTHEDIEGTDEDIAGGGDGTAYFDFTARAKGTTTVTLLHCPLASCGSVADTRATAVPVPTADATDRPGDQPAFYRYEITVR, encoded by the coding sequence ATGATCAAACGTGCGATACCGTCCTCGAAGACGGCCCGCTGCCTGCTCGTCGCCGCCTGCGCCGCCCTCGCCTTCGGCGTCGTCCTCGCCTTCGCCGGGTTCTTCGGCCCCACCGAGTACGAGACCGGCGAGCGCCGCATCACCGTGGCGGCCGGCGACGAGTTCACCCTCAAGGTCCCGGCCCGGCCCTACATGGGCGAGCACTGGTACCTGGCCGACCCGAAGCCGGACGCCGACATCCTCGACTACAGGGGCACCCACGAGGACATCGAAGGCACGGACGAGGACATCGCCGGCGGCGGGGACGGCACGGCGTACTTCGACTTCACCGCCCGCGCCAAGGGCACCACGACGGTGACGCTGCTGCACTGCCCGCTGGCCAGCTGCGGCAGCGTCGCCGACACCAGGGCCACTGCCGTACCCGTCCCCACGGCCGACGCGACGGACCGGCCGGGCGACCAGCCGGCGTTCTACCGCTACGAGATCACCGTTCGCTGA
- a CDS encoding cytochrome P450, whose product MNTTPAAPPVHFWNPPDLPGLDFDPMLARLLHEEPVARVRLPNGEGHAWLVTRYEDVKSVSADPRFSRRAVVGRSVTRVAPHFIPMDGAIGLADPPDHTRMRRVVAGAFTARGMQRLRERAQQVIDGLLDALERLGPPADLMTHLNRPFPLAMVGELMGVPRDDWPRMAHWSDTIISASAGRPASEAAKADIAEYFTALIRRRCATGPGVPRQAGASPDEREGSGRTDLASVLAEGVDTGALDLEEAVGLAVLVQISGAHAVRNNSANMVYALLTRPRHLARLRAEPALVPRAVEELLRYIPHRNAVGLSRIALEDVPVGGVTIPAGDAVYVSYLTANRDPDVFAEPERLDFDRAANPHVAFGYGPHYCPGSALARMESEMILRSLWDRFPGLRLAVPEEELRWQRGALIRGPEVLPVEW is encoded by the coding sequence ATGAACACCACACCCGCCGCCCCGCCGGTCCACTTCTGGAATCCGCCCGACCTCCCCGGGCTCGACTTCGACCCCATGCTGGCCCGCCTCCTGCACGAGGAGCCGGTGGCCCGCGTCCGGCTGCCCAACGGTGAGGGCCATGCCTGGCTGGTGACCCGCTACGAGGACGTCAAGTCCGTCTCCGCTGACCCCCGGTTCAGCAGGCGGGCCGTCGTCGGCCGGTCCGTCACCCGGGTCGCTCCGCACTTCATTCCGATGGACGGCGCCATCGGCCTCGCCGACCCTCCCGACCACACCCGGATGCGGCGCGTGGTGGCCGGCGCGTTCACTGCCCGCGGCATGCAACGGCTGCGCGAGCGCGCCCAGCAGGTGATCGACGGACTGCTCGACGCGCTGGAACGCCTCGGACCCCCGGCCGACCTCATGACCCATCTGAACCGGCCCTTCCCGCTGGCCATGGTCGGGGAGCTGATGGGCGTGCCCCGCGACGACTGGCCCCGGATGGCGCACTGGTCGGACACGATCATCTCGGCCAGTGCGGGTCGCCCGGCGAGCGAAGCGGCCAAGGCCGACATCGCGGAGTACTTCACCGCCCTGATCCGGCGCCGGTGCGCCACCGGCCCCGGCGTACCACGGCAGGCGGGGGCCAGCCCCGACGAGCGCGAGGGGAGCGGCCGGACGGACCTGGCGAGCGTTCTCGCCGAAGGCGTCGACACGGGCGCGCTGGATCTGGAAGAGGCCGTCGGCCTCGCCGTGCTCGTCCAGATCAGCGGCGCACACGCGGTCCGCAACAACAGCGCCAACATGGTGTACGCGCTGCTCACCCGGCCCCGGCACCTCGCCCGGCTGCGCGCCGAACCGGCCCTCGTCCCACGAGCCGTCGAGGAGCTGCTGCGCTACATCCCGCACCGCAACGCCGTAGGGCTCTCCCGTATCGCGCTGGAGGACGTGCCGGTGGGCGGGGTGACGATCCCCGCGGGCGACGCGGTCTACGTCTCGTACCTCACCGCCAACCGCGATCCGGACGTCTTCGCCGAGCCCGAGCGCCTGGACTTCGACCGGGCCGCCAACCCGCACGTGGCCTTCGGGTACGGACCGCACTACTGCCCGGGATCGGCCCTCGCCCGCATGGAGTCCGAGATGATCCTCCGCTCGCTGTGGGACCGCTTCCCCGGCCTGCGTCTGGCCGTGCCGGAGGAGGAGCTGCGCTGGCAGCGGGGAGCACTGATCCGCGGACCCGAGGTCCTGCCGGTCGAGTGGTGA
- a CDS encoding type III polyketide synthase — MATLCRPVVAVPEYVLTQRETLDLARRLHAGHPQLPLALRLIENTGVLKRHLVLPIEEILRHPGFETRNRTYEAEAKRRVPQVVQEALNHAELTTRDIDLIVYVSCTGFMMPSLTAWLINTMGFPSGTRQLPIAQLGCAAGGSAINRAHDFCTAYPGANVLLVACEFCSLSYQPTDLGVGSLLSNGLFGDAVAAAVVRGNGGTGVRLESNGSHLVPDTEDWIAYSVRSTGFHFLLDKRVPGTMEPLAPVLADLAARHGWDASDLDFYIVHAGGPRILDDLCRYLGVAPDAFRFSRATLTEYGNVASVVVLDALSRFFDAGGTAEQGKGLIAGFGPGITAEIALGRWSTTGTRITPAIGRQRSDAQAVLDAAH; from the coding sequence ATGGCTACCCTTTGCCGTCCGGTCGTCGCCGTTCCTGAATACGTCCTCACCCAGCGCGAGACCCTCGACCTCGCCCGCCGATTGCACGCGGGACACCCCCAACTTCCCCTCGCCTTACGCCTGATCGAGAACACCGGGGTGCTGAAGCGGCACCTGGTGCTGCCCATCGAGGAGATCCTGCGTCACCCCGGATTCGAAACCCGCAACCGCACCTACGAAGCGGAGGCGAAGCGGCGCGTCCCCCAGGTCGTCCAAGAGGCCCTGAACCACGCCGAGTTGACGACGCGCGACATCGACCTCATCGTCTACGTCTCCTGCACCGGCTTCATGATGCCCTCGCTGACCGCCTGGCTGATCAACACCATGGGCTTCCCGTCCGGCACCCGCCAGCTGCCCATCGCCCAGCTCGGCTGTGCCGCCGGCGGCAGCGCGATCAACCGCGCCCACGACTTCTGCACCGCCTACCCCGGGGCCAACGTCCTCCTTGTCGCGTGCGAGTTCTGCTCGCTCTCCTATCAGCCCACCGATCTCGGCGTGGGGTCGTTGCTGTCGAACGGGCTGTTCGGCGACGCGGTGGCCGCCGCGGTGGTACGAGGCAACGGTGGCACCGGCGTCCGGCTCGAGAGCAACGGCTCCCATCTGGTGCCGGACACCGAGGACTGGATCGCGTACAGCGTCCGCTCGACCGGGTTCCACTTCCTGCTCGACAAGCGGGTACCCGGCACGATGGAACCCCTCGCTCCCGTCCTCGCCGACCTCGCCGCACGACACGGCTGGGACGCCTCCGACCTGGACTTCTACATCGTCCACGCCGGTGGACCGCGCATCCTCGACGACCTGTGCCGCTATTTGGGAGTGGCTCCGGACGCCTTCCGGTTCAGCCGGGCCACGCTCACCGAGTACGGAAACGTCGCCAGCGTCGTCGTCCTGGACGCCCTCTCCCGTTTCTTCGACGCCGGCGGCACGGCGGAGCAGGGCAAGGGACTGATCGCCGGGTTCGGCCCGGGCATCACCGCGGAGATCGCCCTGGGGCGCTGGAGCACCACCGGCACACGGATCACGCCGGCCATCGGACGGCAGCGCTCCGACGCGCAGGCCGTCCTCGACGCCGCCCATTGA
- a CDS encoding PucR family transcriptional regulator codes for MRLRDLLDADELGLHLLVGQDAGDSALDRPVRAVLTTDLADPGRFLTGGGELVLTGLAWWQGDGDAESFVRVLDREGVAVLAAGEAEHGLVPDDLVRACRRHGLPLVAVKPDISFTTITEHVLRRLHRQRVGSLAAVVERHRRLLTDQGVPDSVLELLQHSLGLDVRVLSPTGRQIAGARPPLRARTAAALAGRYLAARRSCEAAPHRVTFGDRHYSLVPVRHSTGPSAPSATTGTAAELGDWLLVVEADMSGWPATRLELLDRIADLVADARSAHDRTKAVRQDLAGEVLDLLHSRASLDEVAARLRSSAPNVLAPCDTWQRWQFVVAAGTWHGAGAIPAPALRALLEEGLVQPDGPVPVWPEQIAGTVDDEQAVLLVLLPEPTDTLPGPVLDCAALQQRLAAALARWLGPAGRVSIGVSSPVEAAGSARRALDEARTALRVADEGPERVTVRGPDDLTSHILSLLPLIPAETRQAFAARLLSPLRDHDSRHQTDLLPTLESFLECDASWTRCAAQLHLHVNSLRHRIARIEQLTGRDLARLETRLDFLAALRTG; via the coding sequence ATGCGGTTGCGTGATCTCTTGGACGCCGACGAGCTGGGGCTGCACCTGCTCGTCGGTCAGGACGCCGGCGACAGCGCTCTCGATCGACCCGTACGCGCCGTTCTGACCACCGACCTGGCCGACCCCGGTCGCTTCCTCACCGGCGGAGGCGAACTCGTCCTTACCGGACTCGCCTGGTGGCAGGGGGACGGAGACGCCGAGTCGTTCGTACGCGTCCTCGACCGGGAGGGCGTCGCGGTCCTCGCCGCCGGCGAGGCCGAACACGGGCTCGTCCCGGACGACCTCGTACGCGCCTGCCGACGCCACGGTCTTCCGCTCGTCGCCGTCAAGCCGGACATATCGTTCACCACGATCACCGAGCACGTCCTTCGTCGTCTGCACCGCCAGCGCGTCGGCAGCCTCGCCGCCGTGGTGGAACGCCATCGACGGCTCCTCACCGACCAGGGGGTCCCGGACTCGGTGCTGGAGCTCCTGCAGCACAGCCTCGGCCTCGACGTGCGCGTCCTGTCCCCGACCGGCCGCCAGATCGCCGGAGCCCGCCCTCCGCTGCGCGCCAGGACGGCGGCGGCACTGGCCGGGAGGTATCTCGCCGCGCGCCGCTCGTGCGAGGCGGCTCCCCATCGGGTCACGTTCGGGGACCGGCACTACTCGCTCGTGCCGGTACGCCACTCCACGGGCCCGTCGGCACCGTCGGCCACGACGGGGACGGCCGCCGAGCTGGGCGACTGGCTGCTCGTCGTGGAGGCCGACATGTCGGGCTGGCCCGCGACCCGCCTGGAACTCCTCGACCGGATCGCCGACCTGGTCGCCGACGCGCGATCCGCACACGACCGGACGAAGGCGGTACGCCAGGACCTGGCCGGCGAAGTCCTCGACCTGCTGCACAGCCGCGCCTCACTCGACGAGGTCGCCGCCCGGCTGCGAAGCTCCGCACCGAACGTCCTCGCCCCGTGCGACACCTGGCAGCGCTGGCAGTTCGTGGTCGCCGCGGGAACGTGGCACGGGGCCGGCGCCATCCCCGCCCCGGCCCTGCGCGCCCTCTTGGAGGAGGGCCTGGTCCAACCGGACGGTCCGGTGCCGGTGTGGCCGGAACAGATCGCCGGCACCGTCGACGACGAACAGGCCGTGCTCCTCGTACTGCTGCCCGAGCCCACGGACACGCTCCCCGGACCGGTCCTGGACTGCGCCGCCCTGCAGCAGAGGCTCGCCGCCGCGCTCGCGCGCTGGCTCGGCCCGGCAGGCCGCGTCTCCATCGGTGTCAGCTCCCCGGTGGAAGCGGCCGGGAGCGCGCGCCGAGCGCTCGACGAGGCCCGCACCGCGCTGCGGGTCGCCGACGAAGGCCCGGAACGAGTGACCGTGCGTGGCCCGGATGACCTCACCTCGCACATCCTGTCGCTGCTGCCGCTCATACCGGCCGAGACCCGGCAGGCCTTCGCCGCCCGTCTGCTCAGCCCCCTGCGCGATCACGACAGCCGTCACCAGACCGACCTGCTGCCCACGCTGGAGAGTTTCCTCGAGTGCGACGCGTCCTGGACCAGATGCGCCGCCCAACTCCACCTGCACGTCAATTCGTTGCGCCACCGCATCGCCCGCATCGAGCAGCTCACCGGGCGGGACCTGGCCCGGCTGGAGACCCGACTGGACTTCCTCGCGGCCCTGAGGACGGGCTGA